In Thermodesulfatator atlanticus DSM 21156, the genomic stretch GCTGTGAACATTGCGGAGCTATTTTTCGGGAAGAAGGCGATATCTTTGTGGATAATCCTTGTCCTTCCTGTGGGAAATCAGGTGGCCTAAGGCCCCATGTGGTCTGGTTTGGCGAGACGCCTCTTTTTTTAGAAAAAATTTATAGCGCCCTTAATGAATGCGATTTATTCGTCGCTATAGGCACTTCAGGTACGGTTTATCCTGCTGCAGGTTTTGTGGTGGTGGCCCGAAAAGCTGGGGCTTATTGTGTGGAGTTAAACCTTGAGCCATCTGCCATGGCGGATTATTTCCATGAGCATCATTATGGACCAGCAACCAAAATTGTCCCAACCTTTGTAGAAAAACTCTTACAAACTAAGATAAGTTTTGACACAGAAAAAAGTCCTTGATATAGGAAAATTTGATGGAAAAAAACGCATTTAAAGCCTCTCCAGAAACACTTGCCCGGGAAATCTGGGAAGAGGCTTATCTTCTTGTGGAAAAATTTGCCAAAATGATGCAAGAAAAAGGGGTAACCCTTACCCGCGAGCAATATCAAGACGCACTTATTGGCTTTTCTCAAACGCTTTTATTAGCATCTTCTTCCACCTATAAAAAAATATCTCCTGAGGAGGCCGAAGACTTAGAGCGCGAGATTTTTCTGGCCCTTGGGCGCATCATCCTTGAGGATTTTTTAGAAAGAGAGCCCACTGAGGCAGAATACGACTATTTTATAACTTACTTTCGCAGCGGGCTTGAGCTCCTGCGCAAAGAAATTTCCCAGGAAACCGAAACAGATCTTGACAAATTTGGTCCAGATCTCCGCAAGTACATCCAGTTTGTTTTATCCCGCCTCCTCGCGAAGATGGGAGAGGTCAGCCACTGAGAGAATTTGTTACCGCGTGTTTTTGCAAAATAGTTCTAATTGTTGTTTTCTCGATTTTCCCTTCCGCTACCTTTAAAGCCAAATCTACTAAATCATCTTCGTTCATATCAATTTCTATTCCGTGCATTTCCAAAAAAACTAAGGCACAAACAACTCCTGTTCTTTTATTCCCGTCCACAAAGGGATGATTTTTGATAATGTGGAAAATGTACGCCGCAGCCATGTCGAATATGTCTTCATGGAATAGTTTTTTACCAAACCCTGCTTTTGGTACCTCTATAGCGGACTTCAAGAGATTTAAGTCACGGAGACCTGGTGCCCCTCCATATCTTTTTATTTGATCAGAATGGATACGTAATACTTCACCAAGTGTTAGGAAGTAATAAGTCATTATTCAGCTAGGTGTTTGAGGGCGCGGGCGTATTTTTGGTTAATTTTTTCTAAAGCTTTTTCGAATTTTTGTTGACGAGAAGTATCTCGAATAGGATGAATAATGATAACTTCTCCGTCTGTAAAAATATCAAAAGGGGTATCAATATCAATTTGAAGCTTCTTTGCTAGATCATCATCCATTACAAGCACTAATTCTTTCCCTTTTTTGCTTAATCTTAACATTTTTTGTCCCTACTTCTTTTATTTAAACATAAAGATATTGATTTTAATTCAAGTGTCAAATTTTATCCCGCCTCCTCGCGAAGATGGGAGAGGTCAGCCACTGAGAGGAATTCACCTTAAGCTTTACCTGAAATATTTATGTTCAACTATTAAAACGGTATATTTCTCGTCGGTGGCCTATTCTCAACACGAGTACCACTAATCTATCATCTTGGATATCACAAATGATACGATAGTCTCCCACACGATAACGCCAAAATTCTCCTAAAGGTCCCTTCAAAGGTTTTCCTTTAAGGCGGGGATCTTTTAACTCTT encodes the following:
- a CDS encoding type II toxin-antitoxin system death-on-curing family toxin, translated to MTYYFLTLGEVLRIHSDQIKRYGGAPGLRDLNLLKSAIEVPKAGFGKKLFHEDIFDMAAAYIFHIIKNHPFVDGNKRTGVVCALVFLEMHGIEIDMNEDDLVDLALKVAEGKIEKTTIRTILQKHAVTNSLSG
- a CDS encoding type II toxin-antitoxin system RelE family toxin — encoded protein: MGWKIEISRSALKVLKRLDPQEAKRIRDFLRNLKELKDPRLKGKPLKGPLGEFWRYRVGDYRIICDIQDDRLVVLVLRIGHRREIYRFNS
- the cobB gene encoding Sir2 family NAD+-dependent deacetylase; this translates as MRPKNIVILTGAGISAESGIQTFRDKGGLWEKYRLEDVATPQAFRKNPAFVLDFYNKRKKDLLKVEPNAAHFALARLEKEYPGKVLLVTQNVDDLHERAGSKNLIHMHGELLKVRCEHCGAIFREEGDIFVDNPCPSCGKSGGLRPHVVWFGETPLFLEKIYSALNECDLFVAIGTSGTVYPAAGFVVVARKAGAYCVELNLEPSAMADYFHEHHYGPATKIVPTFVEKLLQTKISFDTEKSP